Sequence from the Heterodontus francisci isolate sHetFra1 unplaced genomic scaffold, sHetFra1.hap1 HAP1_SCAFFOLD_91, whole genome shotgun sequence genome:
tgctcatcagtctgcgcacaggcagtggatccgagcataaaacggcgacgtcatccatgtacagggaggttttaacctgagtgcctcccctgcctgggattgtcacccctctgatgctcgcaatcttcccaatagactcagcaaagggttcaatactgcaaacaaacaagacaggggagagaggacagccctgtctgactccagattggatcgggaaactttctgattcccacccattgattgagactgcactactgatgtttgtgtagagtagtttgacccaattgcagattccctccccaagccccattttggaatgcacatccatcatgtaagtgtgcgatatcctgtcaaaagccttctcctggtccaggctgatgaggcaggtgtccaccctcctgcccCGTACATAGGTAATCATATCCCTGAGAAGCGCAaaactatcagagattgtcctgcctggtatagtataggtctgatcagggtgaatcaccaactccagagcagacttgaatcgactggctatgacttttgacagaatcttgtagtcagcattaagcagaaattgggccaccaatttctgatttctgtcctctcccccttccgcttgtcgatgagggtgatgatgcctttcctcatggattctaacatgctgccagcctggagcatactcttgtttactgccagacatgttgattcttgcctcaaatcagtgcacaataaaagagactgattccgtcaggatcctttttatacaggccacccggacctggctgagaaaggcagagtgagagcagggaggggaggagacaagagtgaagattaaacagagagctcgatggaggagacacccagagtgacagacagagagagaacggcccctcatctttcagctccacctccagtttcctccgggctgccaatttcaaaccccttatgaacagtagaaccgaaacccagctctagacacaaacccttccagactcggccttcatagtcaaggctttccagaaagccggagcttttaaatatggtcccgatgcaattaacactcagtaatattcccacctaaacacggtccattctataacaagaaccctcctcagtaacatcaccatttccacacacatccgcttccagcagtttacagcaccttgctgcagctgtttggggaatctcctgtgttaagattggagttggaaagcggcctttacccggcagtgttattgtctcacactgaatctgctagacatctTGTTCTCTTTAttacgagagagaaagcacggatttaggaaatgttcatttgaaatgatctctattgagaacgagcccggccgtgggacaggtattcaagtgcaaagagctgtccatgaccgagtattgcagactggcacattgcaacgtccaagactatgtgctgtgggacggcattaaagcttggggaagccaccatggagactcaatgcggaaaggctgcagtctaaggCCCGAGTAGGCCATcgcacagtgaggggctggaacccgtgtaaaacccctctgactgtttgcaccagagaatgtttgatgtgtaatgtaaatactgtaaatataacctgtgcaggcagggatagtgagatacatcatgtacattattgaaggaaactgatctgtattgtgccttatgtaatattaaatttgcactgctttgcaatgtaattgcacaagttatatgaataaaatacatattgtgcaaaagaaagcagctttcctttcaccacacaccttgtctcagggcacaactttcctgtgatcttgtcatacccaacttcgctctttctcttctgacacacacactttacagtctgtcatttccaaaaacaagcattctgaaatcaaaagaccttttgtttatttctcctttcttttcatttctcctctattcttctcaatcactcccttcaacagtcctattcagatcaaggtggaatgtgaatagtgtcacaactcacctgacactattattacccttcttttctcttgtctcattcaatgggaaagttttattcaccagtctgttgctgttttacactcttgccataccatctggtattgcatccagctgaattctgtgctttcatggccttacatatcttttcctcttctggatgatttgtttgcttcagttccattcaaccaggctggaccacagggaagcttagaacctttgccttggacgggtccacgttgatccatcacattcagaatcacctccttgaaataactccatagtacaactacagtaaccacacagcatctgcttcaaacactcctccacattttatctgttctgactgtcaacacctccagctcttttgtttaagtggaacccatcaggtttgtataggctccttctattcggaaagctgtagcactggttcagggaattcagccctgtttctctactcgaaaggatcagccatgcttgatctgcctcgtattttgcttttattgcaacgttacaagacctccaatccctggcaccatacctgtatccagtgagggattggaaaatgatggtcagaccttccactatttcttccctggcttctttcaacagcctggggtacatttcatctggtcctgatgatatatccacattcaaggatgctcatcccattaagacttcctctctcctttcgttatcacgtccaatacttcacactcctcctccttaataacaatatctgcatcaccctctcatttgagaagacagtaaagtattcattaaggatattggcaacatcttccaccccgatacaaaggttacatttttgatcttttaggtgccctgctgtttgcttagttgcctcttactctaatgttttgttgcaacatctttgggtccattgttattttgttcgtccatgttctttcctgctttttctttgcttttgacctctgctcccaaacgcctccagtgcagtcaaaacacaacttgtctgaagtgagattcgaacccacgcctccagtgGAGACAACCACCTGAACGCAGCACCTtaaaccgctcggccatcctgactgcctaCGCTGTGCAATTAATGCTaaagaaattattcattctttgtgaaagtatttgtgagattgtggaaatatcTGGAAGAGGAAACAcctgcgggaaagctcggtccaaggctaagtctcgctcctcccgagctggactgcagttcctggtgggccgtgttcacaggctcctgagaaagggtaactatgctgagcgtgtgggagccggggccccggtctatctggctgctgtgctcgagtatctgaccgctgaaatcctcgagctggccgggaacgcggcccgggacaacaagaagacctggatcatccccagacacctgcagctggccgtccgcaacgacgaggagctcaacatgctgctgggaggggtgaccatcgctcagggcggggtgctgtctaatatccaggccgtgctgctgcccaagaaaaccagcgctcagagctcccagaaaaagtaaagcggccaaaatgtcatctaataaaccaaaggctattttcagagccacccacagtctctgtgaaaggactggttactgtcaggagggagtcagtgatggagttattgtaacagtggattgacctgttgcacatctgtccaggtgtgttttcagttccctctctggatttcgctctgtttctctgctcacacatctccccctctagttaagtgaagaactgaactacagggtgtcagaatcaacaatttaataaatttcgctgacttcgatttgataaatcccgagattatcccggtacattaacgggaactggttcggagctgatgaattaatttaataatggaagtgtccgggttaattctctgtttttcatttggacagtttgaattgtgtgtttttttttttctctctggtgatctgagcgccgcttctcaatgagaatctgctcccagaacagagtaaatgcaggaaggaagaggccattctcgggctgtgtgtttctctcctaacctgatctgtttagaccgcactgttcccagaggacggaatcagtgagagttgtgcacacacaggagctgagtccactgcagcgccttcctcccggccctccctattctccggacacagagctgtctgttccccccggcggcggggtagagtcggggattctctccccgcagtgtcagggtctgcagccccggggaactggcggttcgagtcagagtgaccgagctgccttacatatcctgtgtactgatctccaatggattcaaatattagtgaactcattgggtaatgtttgtaaataaccatcatgtgaacggacccggctccattaatgccttccaaataaaactgggatccatttcttttccccaaatgcaagctaacggatcccaggagcggggttgagattgtgctgagcagcaatgagtctccagtaatgctgctttcgaaattccagatcagctctcagtcctgcaggcctttcgggaaagtgatgtgacaaaacagaaaccatgtgaccgcccctccaatcgaatgggtttgatgatgaacagagatggcagctctttcctttgctgatttggtggctctgaaaagagcccttgttacacttgtcactgaagctgggttttaggtgcgttccccgaagatgcggcgggccagctgcatgtctttggccatgatggaccgggatcattctggtgaatctgctcattttccggcagaagcatcagtcgctgtttgaactgtttaaagtcaggggtgtattagcagccagaaagtgaagggcagttcattgctccctgcagcattatccacctctttcaggagaaaagatcagaaaccgctcatttctgtcagtccccgagaagcctgtgagaagcggttagtcgctaatgtgttccttttacagagaggaagctgatatttgtcccgttttaaattgctgcaccggaccttcctcccgccgcttacagttaacagattgacaaatgaaaacgactcctaaaatcgcgtcaggattttatgatggtaaatacagtaaaacagaacataaaatgagaggttttaaaattgttgcctgaaaattgaaattttccatcacttcaattccttccttctctggaattgccgggctttttccaattggaaaatctaagccaatgagaacttctatttacttatatgtgattctccttttggttaagaattggattgagaagcgggtgaccaatcagagacagagtcaaactgcggggattccaggcccccagtaactgagctgaaactgttcagattgacaaaccctggcagcagcttcacacattggacacttcacactgagtcattcaagggctggtgtgagagaagcttcagatcctgtcattactctctgactcattattcatctagaaaaaaacaattagtaaatgtgaagcagtgaagagacttttcactctcactgcagaatgtgtcatctggggaaataaggaactattatattcggagattccaggtacattcctccctgaacaaatccattcctaacattcccgatcacagcctatcccagctcctgttgtcacccgactccagctgaattggagaaactcatgtgttggggttggagttgtgaggtggggtttctccgccagtgttactgttttacaaactctccccctgaatttgtgaactgagactacaccgaacacatctccagttggagtgagggccggacatccttctgttttattgcagagagtggggaaagggctgggtggaggggagtcaccagggatcctgcatgtactccaaatcatttccatgtggaatctgcaggcggggccgggacagggatcatttgatcaggggatcagctctttcctgagagatgtgggtggctctgagaagagcctttgtgttcagatgtttacaagtttcccgcgctctttcacttctttccagaccctgttttctgagccttcgctgctttcggcttgaccttgctcttccatgtctgcactttcttcagcgcctttccgcccgccgcactcttgccttttttgaccttctttgcaggagactttttctgaagcgttgcgttcttcaccgccttatttggctttgccaccgccttgctgctcgttttcttggctgttactttctttgttgtcactttcttgtctgctggtttattcactaaagatttcttgtctgctggtttgttcactgaagatttcttgtctgctggtttcttcaccttctttcccacttttccctgggttttccttcttgctgattttgaaggagccggaggctccctgtccctt
This genomic interval carries:
- the LOC137361686 gene encoding histone H2A-like, producing MDPKMFLQNMTWRQPPERSTLNRSAILTAYAVQLMLKKLFILCESICEIVEISGRGNTCGKARSKAKSRSSRAGLQFLVGRVHRLLRKGNYAERVGAGAPVYLAAVLEYLTAEILELAGNAARDNKKTWIIPRHLQLAVRNDEELNMLLGGVTIAQGGVLSNIQAVLLPKK